A stretch of DNA from Cannabis sativa cultivar Pink pepper isolate KNU-18-1 chromosome X, ASM2916894v1, whole genome shotgun sequence:
TAGTGGAAAAGTAAATCCTTAGTTTAGGTGAATTGTAATTCCTTTGGAATGGGCTTTCAAGTTCTAATAAAGAAACCAAACACTTGATTGAGCTTTCTTAAGGAATAGCAAGTCCATTCCAATGCTCATTCATGTGAACCAAACACCACCTAAAATATATGGCTTGTTAAAAAATTTTCTgaacttttatatttataaatatttagtcTTTCTGTTAGATTTCGTCTTATTATTTCGTTTAAATCCTGACATGTCTttgtaaattagtaattttgattCTTAAACTTTAACAATTATTAAATCATaccctttcaaaataaaaatgagaaaaattcaatattttttttagtaaatcttaaaaaaataatttagatcTTAAAAAATGGGCTAAGATGCAAAATGACTATAAATTTGAaaactaagttagtaaatgtctcattttaaaaaaaaattacgaaaatgactaaatttaataaattagctaataaaaattataaaaatacatttattacatataattttttaaaaaaatatataataattaaattaagttatataatttttttaatattgcatattattatattataacaaaaacgaataaatatattagattattATATACAACGGTATTTGATATatcgtagtaataaaattatatatcacaaagaaattataacaatactaaattaatactaaaaaatatatatatcatgctaacaaagCTATATatacaactattaaaatatgtatacatactaaaaaatttatacataataaagttaaaactaaatatcatctcaagtaaatgatatactatagacaacaaaaattatataccatacaaacaaaacatatatacctacaataaaaaataaaataaaataatataatattattaaaaaaaaatgtatatactatattaataaaattatatacaactaTAAAATAAGTATACCATActtgtaaaattatatatcacctttatatataataaaataaaaattaaacatgatctaaaataaaataatatactatactatatgttgctccagaattcgcccaaaatacgtggaccagtcgagaggggacacgtggatcagataactggtaaacatttgctaagtctttgtgcgccacaaggaagcgctgttagcatgggtcccggaggaggcacccggagtacacggtactccaggaagctagtatagcgtgaaggctctccgggatatgtcaggtctctcccgagcaatcaagtcgcatttaatgctgcatgggaggaagcgtgttgagactgtaacacgcaataaagtctgacggcacgacccccgaacagcagcgctacagtaatgatcatttaagtctagcgacggctactctgcgaagagtcacgtcaatcacaaggcaaaaaggacattcttcataaaagccctacagcacctagggatttgaccatgcatcacccatggtatattcattggaaatgcccaactttatggatacttacagatacatgtgtaagaacaattctagggattaccccaccaaaacactataaataccccctcaaagctcatttaatggggtcgagaatcttggtttgtaaaagagcaagaagagaaaatactcaccaagaacattctctgtatttaagagaaagacattctctcaagtgtagaatctgtattaaatacatccattaataacagagactcgtggactaaggctcattaacgccccaaccacgtaaaaaatcttcatctcactttcttacagctcttcattacaatcatatttcaatagttgccgaaaatctcggtcaacactatacaataaaacttatacaCTATATAACAAAAAACATATACCTTacaattgaatatatataataacaataaataaaaataaaaataaaaatatataggatgctaataaaattatatatcatgtcaacggaagtacaattaaaaatagaacttaaatattatttaaaaaaatgatacaccgtataacaaaaaatacatatatcattcaccaaaatatatatactactactaataataaaaatatatatcactaatatatctattctatataaagtgtgcctatataactaaatttcttagtttatgagaaattcatgggtaactttttatttatatttaataaaataataaaatattatttatatataataaaataaaaataaaacaaatctcactaatatttgaactgatatttacaACCCTCTATCATAAATAGGTACGTATTTAAATAATGGCATTGGCCAAAGTCTACAGTGAGAGATGTACAattgagaaattcatgggtaattttttatttatatttaataaaataataaaatattatttatatataataaaataaaaataaaacaaatctcactaacatttgaactgatatttacaACCCTCTATCATAAGTAGGTACGTATTTAAATAATGGCATTGGCCAAAGTCTACAGTGAGAGATGTACAATTGAGAAACAACATACATATAACTGAACATTATTGAGATGCTACTGTACAGTGTTgctaaatatttctattttacaACTGAGTTTCTATGAATGGCAAGAGTGCCAAACCAGATGCCCAAACATCATCATCCAATACATGCTCTGCGGGTGAGTGACTTACTCCTCCACGACAGCGGACAAATAACATACCAATCTGTTCATGTATGTATTACGACCAAAATGTTATAATGAGGGGCAAATATATCAATGTTATAATGTTATAATATTCACGtacttaattaatatattaattacttgatataaattaatatcatttatttaattaatttattctttTGGCAGCTatatatcaaataattaaattaaatcggacaaatatattatcatttatggaAAAATTAATTGTTCAATATGACAATGAGCAtagttttttctttaaattgtCTATAGCTAGCTACgtctttttaatcttttttcttttttttaaaaaaaaaatatatgatcaaaccATGGACTCTCTAAATTAATataggtaagttttgattatatagctattaatatttgaactgatattatttatctttttattaaaatttctttaaaCTAGAATTTTAAATTGCATtactgagaaaaaaaaaaataattttaagctttaagctgtaatacatataaaatgtataagattttttctaaacctaaaatttttaatttcataataacaatcatttttctgtttttatttttcaaaaaatacttgagcttaccaaaatctataagaacaaaaccaatgaagaaaattttaacaaaaaaaatgaacgaagaaaaaaagtgtcataaacattattgaataatagcAATTGCCAACAgaagaatttcagcacaaaaaattatacttgacccctagacaagattatcatgatcttccaatcctaataatataaataatgaacaacacctcattagttattctaggagaatgatgcatggtaatgtcaaaaaaattattagatgataataatatttctctaacaatgataccctaagcaggcccggccctgggcataggcgggctaggcctgtgcctagggcccacccagTCTAggggcccaattttttttttcttcttttaaaattatacatttttttaccgattttgaaaaataccacattttttctaacataaaggcccaaatttttttttccctatgacccactttgtttcagggccggccctgaccctaagtaagaactaagaaatattgtagcgttttatttttaagagcatgaataatattaagacaattggattccacaatcaagctcttattctcctattaaaaaaaacacattaatatacatgtaaatgattcttagttttacaataataaattattaataaactcacaatttcataaaattataaagtagtaatttcaattaatttttaaaaataatttataattttttcaaaatattggttataattattatttccaattttataaaaaataaatataattttttttaaaaaaataattattagaaacttgccataaaaggttattagattgttaccttattaattttttttagtgcccatctatgggtattacccatttagaagtgttccatatatatatatatatatatatatatatataaataaagtattttaactaaaacatttcacattataatttgtaaaaaagagattttttatctacaacttttagatagatgttatcttcaattgtcaataatttagagattgatttttaattttcttttttatttcacacacatttaagttgtgttttctttagtatttgaacatgaatttttagtttatttttagattatcttaagaacatattacacttaaattatcaagttttcttaaacattataatatattacatccagtatttacttttaattgtcaaaattataaattacattatttagatatacataataataatcttacctaataagtaataatatttttttctttaattgttaattatattttttaaataaagtaaaaaatacctaacataaaattagtatacgtgcctcgcacgtaaatttttactagtatatatatatgtatacagtaatcaaattatataccacaattaaaatatatatactatgatAACAAATTATATGCCACCATTGTATATAAGAAatagaaactaattaaatattatttaaaataaatatatattatacaattaaaatatataaaaataataattaaatatatgtagcatgccaataaaattatatacatatattaaaatgTTTGCATTatgttaacaaaattatatgccGCTATTATTcatagcaaaataaaaaataaatatcatctaagaataataatatactatacaaCAAACAGAAATATATTGTataacaaaatctatataccaacaactcataaaaaatttaaaaaattgatataactttcaaataaaaaagattttaacaaaactaatatagatatactataatttttaagtaatttgcttctaattctaaaaaaaaattgaaaaaaaaaaattattaattcttttATGTGGAAAAagacaatataaataataaataatttaataaaagggACATTTTGCTACAAGTTTTGAAATGAGTATgtttactaacatagtcctATGATTTGAGGCTATTTACTATGAttttcctaaaaaaattattttgaatgattaaaaaaattaaaaagaaaactaaaattttaaaactaattaaggaatttaaaatattatttattttttaattaaaaaatctattttgatataaaaaaaaatatattaaaattaaatttttgtataaattttaCGTGAACAAATttgaatctatttttttttctaaaaaactagattttttttaagtattggGATTCCTGGCATAAGGTAAGCTTACAACTCTTTCAAAAGTTAATGTTGTCAATGTTTAGTTTTATGTAAGCAGCAACAATTTTCTCAATTCGAGTATGGAGACTAGAGAAATAAATCGATTCTATGATTTTAAAGGTGGTGAAGCAAAAAACGGATGCTGCTGATGAAAAGAACCTTCTGAAGATGATACTCGAGGGGGCGAAAGCTTTTGGCGGTGTAGATAGCCCATCTCTTGGCCTTACTCAGGACAAATTCATTGTAGATAACTGCAAGAGAATATATTTTGCTGACCATGAGAGCACTGGTACTACAACATCTTGGGCCTTGTTGCTTGGCAAACTCGAGTTCGTGAAGAAGTGAAAGAAGTTTGCAAGAATGGCAGTCCTGATGCCAATATGCTCCGAAGCATGAAAGTTGTAAGTTCACACAATGTTCAGTCAGTCATTTCTATGTTACTAAAAATATCTGCTTTAATCATTCTCGGATATTAAACCATTGCATCTTCAGTTCAATGAATCCTGTTTTTTATTTCTTCAGCTCACTATGGTGATTCAAGAGACTTTGCGCCTTTACCCGTCTATAGTTTATGTCCTAAGGAACGCCTTGCAGGATGTTCAATATAAAGACATTCTAGTTCCAAAAGGAGTAAATATTCAGATCCCAATCTCTATAATGCAACAAGACACTAATTTGTGGGGTCCTGATGCCCACCAATTCAATCCAGGAAGATTTGAACATGGAGTTCTTGGAGCTTCCAAGTTTCCTCAGTCTTACATGCCCTTTGGTGTAGGGACTAGAATTTGTATTGGCCAGCACCTGGCCATGACAGAGCTGAAAGTGGTAGTCGCGCTTCTCTTGTCCAAGTTTTGCTTCTTAGTCTCACCGGCCTACCGCTATGCTGCAGCTTTCAGGTTGGTCATTGAATCAGAACATGGGGTTAATGTTTAAGTAAGGAGAATTTGACTTGTGTAAATCTACAATTtattaagataaaataaaaaaagctgTCATATCTGATGAATAATGTTATGGATTGTTCTTATGATGAGTTGTGGAATTGTGAACAATAGTATTATTTACATCCGGATTTGATTTATCTTCTTCTGTCCCAAATTGACAAAGATCATTTTCTAATATAGCAAGCCTCCATAAAAATGCATCTTAAGGAATATATGTTTGTAAACAAactttttatatacttaaacgtcaaaatagtattctttttattccatttaattgtttagttgtatattattttagtaGAATAATTTTCACTTTAAAATGGAAAGAAAAAACTATTctaatacataataaaaaaaaaataataaattctttATCAATTTTTTCATTTCCTCCTAACCAAATACTACCTAAATTCTTTTACTTCCCAAATGTATTGTGTCAATTAGTATAGATTTTATATTCTATTACTTTCAAAAGGAATTGTGTCAATTAGTTATGTTACACTAAACCATCAAGATCAGAATTTTCAAAATGACAATGTTAGCGCAATCCGTTATTCATGGATTTTGATAATCATTCATGTATAGTATACCTACACTAtcaaataatgaaataataGCATAATAAAATATCCCAGCAAAAACATGTCAAATTTGaaaccttttattttttatttattggtaCTAGTAGTGAACGGATTTACATTCCCTTGAATTTAGTATAATTTGATTGGCATGGGTAGTATTTAAATGAAGCTGGTATGTTTAACAGGGCATGACAAATGACAATATTAATAGATAGAAAAAGAGGAcaaaaaattcaaaggaagGCTCTTTTCCCATGTGTTCTACTCTTCAAGgtgttttgttatttatttattttttggtatAATTTAACTCCATAAATGGTGATTTCATCTCCAGTCCGAACTAATGGAATGTGAGTAGCAAAAGAAAGTTCATGAGAACAAAGACCGAGTCTTGTTCCGTTCAAGTCGAGCTTCCCTCTGTCAAAATTCGGAAACATACATCGTTACCCAGTTTGGAACACCTGAAACAATTCGAGAACAGCACTACCAAAGTGAAAAACTACAATGGCTTAAAGAACCAACCTCCTTTTTCTTGCACTCCTTGTAAACATCAAAATGTTCTTGGCATTTGCTTTTGTCAGTGCTAAATTCCTCAAGACCTGCAAATATTGCACCAATCGAGTTACTATCATTACAATTAAGGAGCAATGTAAGTGGTTTTGTATGATCTTTCCTTAGTATCCAAGATCAAAGAAAGATTAAACAGTTCTTCCAATCTAATTGAAACAATGCTTAAGATCAACATGGTTCAACATTCCATCACATAAATGTTAAGCCCTAACTAAGAGTACCATTATCAGCACTAAAGTAGCTTAGATAGGATCTTTAATCTTTTCCTAAAGCTTATACCTCAGTAATTGGGTTCTTCTTACAGAACCCTACAATTTTCAAGAAGCTACAAAATCAAGCATACTGACAAATTTAGTCCTAAAAAAGTTCTACCTTTGGAATTTGTATACGTCCCAAAAACATTTTGTATTAGCCGAAATTCTTTGTTCCACGTTAAGAATTATATttcataaagtttagaaaattaattttcttattaaaatcactgaaaaatataagataatgatcataaaagtaattaattagaGAAGTTCATTAATAACACATATCAATAAGCATATGAAACACAAACCTCTCAAACACTCGATTTAGCACAAAATTAGGGTTCTCAATCCTTAGTTAAGAAAACACACGAAATTCAATAGAATGTCCACAAACTAATAATAAGCGAAAAATTACATTAAGAAAAAGGAATCAAAAGGAGAAGTATTGGTGTGAGTGTTTCGAATAGGAATTGAACTCTGGATTAAGGGCTACGAAACGATAAAAATTACAAGACAGAAAACAAATCATAAAGGAAAAGTGACTTACATTTAAGAGAAGCAGTATATTGAGGAAAGCAAGGAGAGTCGGAGATTCTCGCAGCACTAGGATATGACGGTGGTGGCGACGCCATGGCTGATACCTCGGATTAGCTTTCGAATTCTCTTGATTTTGTTCCTGATTTCGCCAGCTTTGGGTTTGTGCCTTTTTAAACTTAGTAACAAGGCAAACGTGTCTAACGGTGTTGAAATATTATTggagaattttcaaaaataccccaaatttgaagaaaaagttacaaaacacataaataaataaataaataaataaatagttataTTTCATTAggaaatattattttcatgtttatTAGTATATcataaaggaaagaaaaagaaaaaaaaaacatgtagaatattaaattaagtttttagtatatatattccACTATattggtggtatattaatttttcactatagtATTTATGTTTATGATTGcaaaatatagtttttatatgctattatatatcgtagaaaaaaaaatcatttaatagtatattagtttaaatttatggtatatttatattggtctaaggtatatcgtttgtatgtgatatgtatatcgtgaagaatataaagaaaaaaaaatattaaatattaatttaagtatgaggtatagttatatttgattgaagtatattgattttatgttcattggtatttcatgaaggaaagaacaagaaaaaaaaaacttgtggaatattaaattaagttttttgtataatttttttttaccatgctggtgatatattaatttttgactaCGCTTATGATTGTGATATATAGTTTTTGTATGCTACTGTATATTGTGGAAAAcaattcatttaatagtatattagtttaattttgtggtatatgtatattggtttaaggtatattatttgtatatcatacgatatattaataaaaaattaattatatggttaaataacatattagacaacaacaacaacagcaaaatctaaaaaaataaaatatataataccttttatataatgaaaaaatagttgACAAAAAATTCAGacatttgctttattattttaaaaaataaatattaactaTCTATAGAGTTAAAAATACGATCATTTACTCACATTTCTCAAAAGGAAATGTAGAATATAATTTCCTCAATATAAATAGTACTTCTCTTTCAAAAAAAGTTAAATAGTACTTCAACtataaaaatttagaattatatatTCGTAATTATagtattaatatttttctttctaaaaaagTAATTTTAGTATTAATGTTAAGacattatacttttttttttcatatgtataaatattggGTATTCCTTAAGTGAGAGCACCACTTTTGCTCTTATAAATAAGAGCATTTTTATAATCCTTGATTTTCAATCTAATGGCTTTAATTGATTTGTTTATCATAGGGGTTGTTGTATTAGATTTTTCtcaattatcttttttaatagggaaatttgaattttcatGCTTAATAAACTCATAAATTGGTCTCTTAAACTAATACTATGCATAATTTGTAAAATGGGATAACTTTTTCCTAAACTCCAAAAAACCCCTCCCATTTTTCCAACcgtccctctctcttcctcttttttccaaaaaattgACTGACCATCGGGCTGGCCATTGGGCCCTATATCGGGCCTTTGTCTTCAACCCAGATTCAATTTTTTCATCATGATGCATCGGGCCTGCATCGGACCTGCATCAAGCTTGCCTAAAAAATGCATTTTCTAACCCAAAAAACACAGATTCACCACCGCCTTCAATCCAGATCCATCGGACTAGGTTTGCCTTTGATCTCCGGTGGTGTTCGGCCGGCGTGCGTGCGTGGTGGATCGCCGATGGCGGTTCGGTCGAGATGGGTATAGATGGGCGTGGGTTGGTTTTCAACGTGGGTGGTGCTCGTCGTGCGTGGGTGGTTCGACGCGGACGAGATGATAGTTAAGGGTTGGGGGCGGTTTCCTCCGATGCGGTTTTGGGCAAAGAGGCAAAGAGGcagagagagtttgagggaaggagagagaaagggtttgagtttttgagaggggtatttttggaattttggaaaagtgatcatatattttcaatgtagaaaagtattagtttagggaaaaaattatCCCCTAATGcatgcatagaaattcaaatttcccttttaataTCGAAGCgacatgtatgtatgtatgataTACATGTAGcagtttttattaaattaatatttttattatttttactttttttaaagaCTATAACCGTTTTTTAATGTGCAGtagtagttttttttcttcttttttttacaatttcttatttatgtgttttttataacatctattatttttttttttctgtgtgTTTGGATCTAAAGTGTTTTGAATATAGAttcaatcaataaaaaaaatgatatatggagcattagaaaatatattcaatttattcaatatttattgtatttactTATCTATTTGTTAatcacttcttcttcttctttattttcttacacTAATTGAAAGAAAGgttttctaaaataaaaaaactgctcaatttgattttttagttcaattgaaaaaataaatttaagactTATAAGAGAAGATGTAGTTGCTTATTAGCAAAAtctaaaaatatctaggtttaatattgcatatttataaatatgaatGAATAATAGagatttcaaaaattgaaaataagtcTCATACTTTTCCTAGttaagcaaaaaagaaaaaaaaaaaagtcatatttttcaaaagtataaaaaaaaaaaacaacatattttaaaataataaagaaacaaaagagtttGAGGTGATGAAGGTAAaatcacaatataatttttcttttttttttttaaaaaaaaagtataccaAACACCATCCTACACAATAACATATGTTAATACCATACAACCACCCTTTTCAACTAATGATAAGTCTAAAATAATGTTGTTACATGTGAGAACAAAAGTGATGCTCTCACCTAAGAATTTTCCTATAAATATTAtacttggtttttctttttgataAATATTATACTTGATTTTAGTTtgcctatatttttttttaaatgaaaaatttagttttattaaCCATCAAATTCCAAATTCTGTTACCAACAATAGTAACAAATCAGTTAAAACAGACTCCAACCTAAAAGTACAACCAGGATAGAGTAAAGAAGCTCTAGCAAAACTATGAGCTACTTTATTTGCTGATCGCTTAACAAAACAGATAACAATATTACCAAGTTCAGAAATTAAAGCTTTACAATCTTTGATTACTTGACCAAACATAGAAATCATAACAATGGAGCTTCGTAAAACTTGAACAACACTTAAACAATCTGTTTCCACCGAAGCATTATTCCATCATCGCTCTTTAATCCAACTAAGAGCTTCTCGAACCCCCATGGCCTCGGCAAGTTCCGGTTCAATGCTTCCATTGGACAACATTGTGCGCCTTTCAATGAGCAGTCCCCTTTCATCTCTAGCAACCAAACCCAGCCCATATTTATGATCAGAGTCAAATAAAGCTGCGTCAATATTTACCTTAATACTGTTAGCTTGTGGTGAGATCCAGTGCTTCGCTCCGTCACCCGCCTGAAAACCAGGCCATGACGACTCATATTCAGAGCTCTTAGCACTCCTCCATTGATCAATGAATCTTTTTGCATTAGCAACTACATCATCCTCTTTGAAAAGTTTTCCATTCCAAACAAGATTGTTTTTAGCATCCCAAATCGCCAACAAACCATTGTAAATGTGCATTGATGATCAACATCCATGGTCTCTAAAGAATGCACATACCAGTCAAAAAAATCGATATTCATGGCCACATTAGTGCCAATACCAACTCGGTTCCAGCAAGACCTCACCACTTCACAAGTGACAAGAATATACAAAGTAGACTCCTCATACTGAAGACAGAAGGGACAAAGTGAACTTACATCCACATGCTTTGTTCGAAGTTGGAGCTTGGTGGGAAGACAGCCTCGAGCTGCACGCCAACACAAATTTTTCACTTTTGGGAGGAGCTTTCatcccacattttttttttccaaaaattagCATCCTCGTTGTCATACCATCGACCACGATTTTTTTGGAGAAGAGAGTATGCACTCTTAACCGAGTACAAGCCAGACATTTCTAATGATCATATATAGTGGTCGGTAGTGTTAGTCATTTGAATAgggatattaaaaataattctttGATCTCTTTCCTCAAACAAATCAAGGATGGTTTCCTTATCTCAACTAGAACCATCAACACATAGTAAATTAGAAACTCTAACATTAAACAAACCAGGATGTAGGGAAGAAACATACGGATTCTCCTTAATAGGCAACCAAGGTTCGTCAAGAATATTAATGTCTTCACCATTACCCACACACCAGTGCACTCCTTCTCGAATCAAATGTTGAGCTTCTAAAATACTTCTCCAAACAAAACTCGAGTTATTTCCAAGGGAAGCATTGAGAAAAGTACCATTTGGGAAATACCGAGCTTTAAAAACATGGGCAGCAAGCGAATCTAGCCTAGTAAGGAGTCTCCACCCTTGTTTGCCCAAAATAGCCAAATTAAAATCCTGAAGGTCCCGAAATCCCATTCCACCTCCATTCTTGTGTTTACATAGTCGATTCCAAGACAACCAATGAATACCTCGTTGAGAGGAATTAGATGTTTACCACCAAAACTTCGCCATCATGCTTTCCATATCCCGAGTGATCTCCAAAGGAAGGAGGAAGACATTCATGGTATAACTAGGAAGCAACTGAGCAACAGCTTTCAATAATACCTCTTTCCCGGCCTTCCAGAGGAACTTTTCATCCCTACTTTGTAAACGTTTATGGATCATTTCTTTTAAGAATCCCAAAGCAGCTGATTTGTTTCGGCCTAAAATGCTTGGGAGTCCCAAGTAAAAACTATTAACATCAGCTGGCTGCATTTGAGAGTCCTAATTAGCGTATATTAATTAAACGGGACTTTACACATTTATacatatagaaaataataatatatatatatatatgtttacaaaaagatgatataaccaaatcataaaatttattattagataTAACATCTTCTTTTtgttataacaaaaaaaaatatattattactcATATTACCTTATATaactta
This window harbors:
- the LOC115710524 gene encoding cytochrome c oxidase-assembly factor COX23, mitochondrial, translated to MASPPPSYPSAARISDSPCFPQYTASLKCLEEFSTDKSKCQEHFDVYKECKKKEREARLERNKTRSLFS
- the LOC115721607 gene encoding cytochrome P450 714C2-like; the encoded protein is MILKVVKQKTDAADEKNLLKMILEGAKAFGGVDSPSLGLTQDKFIVDNCKRIYFADHESTGTTTSWALLLGKLEFLTMVIQETLRLYPSIVYVLRNALQDVQYKDILVPKGVNIQIPISIMQQDTNLWGPDAHQFNPGRFEHGVLGASKFPQSYMPFGVGTRICIGQHLAMTELKVVVALLLSKFCFLVSPAYRYAAAFRLVIESEHGVNV
- the LOC115720132 gene encoding uncharacterized mitochondrial protein AtMg00310-like, translating into MGFRDLQDFNLAILGKQGWRLLTRLDSLAAHVFKARYFPNGTFLNASLGNNSSFVWRSILEAQHLIREGVHWCVGNGEDINILDEPWLPIKENPYVSSLHPGLFNVRVSNLLCVDGSS